Proteins encoded within one genomic window of Deinococcus malanensis:
- a CDS encoding ABC transporter permease, with the protein MSLVLAYVSMLAKARLSYRADFFVQVGSDLLLQAVDIAFLAVVFTRVKSLAGWSFAEALFIYGFFLIPFALFNASFAALSDVGARYVVGGELDRVLTRPLNALVQVQLELLRPQALNGVVLGVIVMAIASSGLGLTWTAADVTLVLAGILGAWLVYGGLWIAVASLTFWTQERGSGLFPVFYNTINFSRYPLSVYPAAVRFMLTFVLPYGFIAFYPAAGVLREEFTRVGWFTLPVGLVVMAVGVAVWQRGLARYEGAGS; encoded by the coding sequence GTGTCGCTCGTTCTCGCGTACGTCAGCATGCTGGCCAAGGCCCGCTTGAGTTACCGGGCGGACTTCTTCGTGCAAGTCGGTTCGGACCTGCTGCTTCAGGCGGTCGACATTGCATTCCTGGCGGTGGTGTTCACCCGCGTGAAGTCGCTCGCGGGCTGGTCGTTCGCGGAGGCGCTGTTCATCTACGGGTTCTTCCTGATTCCGTTCGCGCTGTTCAACGCGTCGTTCGCGGCCCTGTCGGATGTTGGCGCCCGGTACGTGGTGGGGGGTGAGCTCGACCGGGTGCTGACCCGGCCTCTCAATGCCCTGGTGCAGGTGCAGCTGGAACTGCTGCGGCCGCAGGCGTTGAATGGCGTGGTGCTGGGCGTAATTGTGATGGCTATCGCCTCGTCCGGGTTGGGTCTGACGTGGACCGCGGCGGATGTGACCCTGGTCCTGGCAGGCATTCTCGGGGCGTGGCTGGTGTACGGGGGCCTGTGGATCGCGGTGGCGAGTTTGACCTTCTGGACGCAGGAGCGCGGGTCAGGACTGTTCCCAGTCTTCTACAACACCATCAATTTCTCGCGGTACCCGTTGTCGGTGTACCCGGCAGCGGTGCGGTTCATGTTGACGTTCGTGCTGCCATACGGGTTCATCGCGTTTTATCCGGCGGCAGGCGTGCTACGCGAGGAGTTCACACGGGTGGGGTGGTTCACGTTGCCCGTCGGGTTGGTGGTGATG